TGCTAAAACTGCCATTGGCAATTTAGCCGCCTTAGCTTCCGAAGAAATTTTGTATCCTGAAGTTGCCAGGTGTTTAGCCATGCGAGGTGCTGAAATTTTTCTGCATTCTACATCAGAGGTGTTTGGCAAAGAGCGATCGCCAAAAGAAGCCGCCAAAATCACCCGTGCAGTGGAAAATATGAGTTATATAATCTCAGCAAATACTGCCGGAATTGCTAATATCCCTATTCCTATTTCTTCGGCAGATGGAGGTTCTAAAATTATCGATTATCGAGGATTAGTATTAGCAGAAACAGGTGCGGGAGAAAGCATGGCGGCATTTGCCGAAATTGATTTAACAGCTTTGCGAAGGTATCGCCGTCGTCCGGGATTAAACAATTTCTTGTCTCGTCAAAGATTTGAATTATATGCACAAAGTTACGCGCAAACTCACTTTTACCCAGCTAATACAATGGAAAATCAAGAAATAGATCGGAAACATTTTATGAAGACGCAACAAGAAGCGATCGATCGATTATCAAACTTAGGCATAATTTAAATTTAATTTCTGTGCATTAATAGTTAAACAACAAAACTATGAAAGATAAAATTCAAGTTCGCAATCCTCATACAGGCAGAATAGACTACTGGATTACCCAGCCAACATTAGAAGAACTAACAGCAAAATCTGCCAAATTGCGCGAAGCTCAAATTAATTGGCAAAAAGCCGGATTAGAAACCAGAATTGCCGCCTTACAACAATGGAAACAAGAAATTATCTCAAAAAAAGACCGACTAATTGAAGCTTTAGTAAATGACACGGGTAGATTATCAGTCACAGTTTTGGAAATAGATTCTGTAATCTCTAGTATCGATCGCTGGTGTAAAATAGCCCCAGACTTACTAATAGAAAGCGAAACAACCACATCAATTCCATTTATTAAACTGCAAAGTCAACTAGTTCCCTACACATTAATTGGCGTAATTAGCCCTTGGAACTTTCCTTTATTACTATCTACAATTGATACAATCCCCGCATTATTAGCAGGTTGTGCAGTCATCGTAAAACCTAGCGGAATTGCGCCTCGTTTCATTCAGCCACTGTTAGAAACCATTGCATCTGTTCCCGAATTATCATCAATATTAACCTATATCGAAGGCACAGGAGAAATCGGAAGCAATTTAATAACATTAGTCGATTTAGTATGTTTTACAGGTAGCGTCAATATTGGTAAAAAAGTAGCAGAAGAAGCTGTTAAACAATTTATTCCAGCTTTCTTAGAATTAGGAGGTAAAGACCCAGCAATTGTTACAGAATCAGCCAATTTAGAACTAGCCACATCAGCTATTTTATGGGGTTCAATTGTCAATACAGGACAATCATGTTTGTCAACGGAACGTATTTACGTTTCCGAAGCAATTTTTGATACCTTTGTTACCCAATTAGTTGCCAAAGCTCAACGAGTTAAACTAGCTTTTCCCAGCGTGGAAAATGGAGAAATCGGCCCGATTATTGCCGAGAAACAAGCCAAAGTTATTGACGAACAATTACAGGATGCAGTAGCCAAAGGAGCAGTAATTCATTGTGGAGGAAAGATTGAAGAATTAGGCGGCGGTTTATGGTGCAAACCGACAGTTTTAACCCAAGTCAATCACAGCATGAAAGTAATGACTGAAGAAACATTTGGCCCGATCATGCCCATTATGAAATTTAATCATATTTCCGAAGCGATTCACTTAGCCAATGATAGTATTTATGGATTAAGTGCCGCAGTTTTTGCTGGAACAGAAACCGATGCGATCGAAATAGCACAACACTTAAATGCAGGCGCAATTAGTATTAACGATGCCGCTTTAACAGCTATCATACATGAAGGAGAAAAAAACTCATTTAAGTTTTCAGGAATGGGCGGTTCGCGCATGGGTGCAGCAGCAATAAAAAGGTTTATGCGGACAAAAGCCTTATTAATTAAAACCCAACCAATTGCCAACCCTTGGTGGTTTGATATTTAAATGATGGAGGAATTAGTTATGTCAATACGCGAAGGAATGCCCGTACTTGTAAGACACGAAGGCGACTGGATAGGAACTTACACTTTAGTTGACCTTGAAGGAAACATTCTCGACAAACACAAATCCCATTTAACCTGTCAATTTCCCGAAACAGGTGACTATGCTTATTATCAAATTAATCGCTACGAATGGGCGGATGGAAAACGCGAAGAACATCAATTTCCCGGAACATTTCGTGATAATAAACTGTGGTTTGATACAGAAAGAATAGAAGGGAAAGCTTGGGAAGTAGATGATGCAACTATCATTTTGTGGTTTGGCTATAAAACCATGTCCGATATGCAATTATACGAAATGATTCAGATTAGTCCTTGCAATAATTATCGTGCTAGGACTTGGCATTGGTTTAAAAATAATCAAATATTTAGACGTACTTTGATTCAAGAAGAACGAATGAAATAGAAGTTTTTAATTTAGGAAAAGCCAAATGCCAAAACTAATTAAAAGAGCATTTTTAGACACAGAAGACGGACAAATTTTATATCGTATTGGTGGTGAAGGAGAACCTCTGCTTTTACTCCACATGAACCCCCGAAGTAGTGATGAATATCGGGAATTAATGCCAATTATTGCCCAAAAAAGACGAGTCATTGCAATGGATTTAATGGGATTTGGTGACTCTGATAAACCACCCAGACTTTATTCAGTTGCAGACTACGCCAAAACAGTCATTGCCCTTTTAGACGAATTAAAAATAGAGAAAACCTGCATTTTAGGCAACCATACAGGTGCTTTTGTTTCGGGAGAAGTCGCCGCAACTTATCCCGAAAGAGTAGAAAAACTAATTGTTTGCAATGTTGCTGGTTTTGGAGAGGATGGCAAAGCTGATTTAATGAGGAGATTTGACGAAGGTTTTAAGATAAAAGAAGATGGTTCTCATTTAATGGAAAGATGGTTAGCGCGTTCTAGATATGTCGGTTCTGCTGAGTTAAACCATCGCTGGGTTTTAGATGATTTAAAATGTTTTGGTCATCCTTTATATGCAGTTTGGGCGGTAGGAAATTACTGTTTGGATGCGCCAGAAAGATTTAAATTAATTAAATGTCCTGCTTTGATTATTTGGGGAATTGATGACATGGAAGAATTTGAAAGATTGGGTTTGGCAAAAGCTAAAGATAGATTCTTTCTTTCCCAAGCATTACCACAGGCAAAAGTTGTGGAATTTCCTGGGGGAACTATTTGTATGATGAATCAAATTCCTGAAGAAATAGCGCAAGCAGTAACGGAATTTTTGGACAGTCCTTGAGTTTAGTTGAATAGACTCTTGGCAAAGTCGGAAAGTTTTGGATTTTTACCACAGATATCCACAGATGAACACAGATGAACACAGATGTTTGCACAGTGTTATTAGAGGAGATTAATTAGGTGATTGTCACGTCAGATTTGCTAACTTTTGATTTTGATGTAGTAACAGTTAATCCTCAAGGTGAAGAAGTTGAACGTATCCGCAGTTCAGCTAAATATCGAGTGGAAGAATTAGGACAAGGCGTAATTTTAGAAATGGTTACTATTCCTAGTGGTACTTTTTTAATGGGGGCAAATAAAACAGAGGAAGGCAGGTTAAAAAATCAAAATACACAACATTTAATAACTATACAACCTTTTTTTTTTGGGTAAATATCCTGTTACTCAAGCGCAATGGGAAGCAGTAGCAAATTTGCCAAAAATTAATCAATTTTTACATCCAGACCCATCAATTATTAAAGCATCAAATAACCCTGTGGAACAAATTTCTTGGGATGATGCGATCGAATTTTGTGCCAGATTATCTCAACATACAGGAAAACAATATCGACTTCCCAGCGAAGCTGAATGGGAATATGCTTGTCGCGCCGGAACTACGACACCTTTTCACTTTGGAGAAACTTGCACAACTGAATTAGCAAATTATTCAGGAATAGACTGGGAATATATGGGAAAAATTTGCAGTCGTGGTGCTTATGGTTTAGGGCCAAAAGGACAAGATAGAAGAGAAACAACACCTGTAGGAAGCTTTGAGGTTGCTAATAGTTTTGGACTCTATGATATGCACGGAAATGTTAGAGAATGGTGTGCAGACTTTTGGCACGATAATTATCAAGATGCGCCGACTGATGGTAGTGCTTGGGTGACAGGTGGAGATAGGGAAAAACGGGTTTTGCGTGGTGGTTCTTGGAATACAGGGCCTACAAAATGTCGATCGGCTTTTCGTAGCGTTTTAGAAGCAAATGCTTCCCTTTATGATGTCGGTTTTCGGGTTGCTTGTTCTTACAATATAGCCAGTCTAAATGAATTGTGAAAACTTCTTCTTCTCTTCTTTTTTCGTGTCCTTCGCGTCTTACGCGCTACGCGCACGCTACGCGAACGCGGTTCAAAAAAAATCCTTTTCACCAATCATTTAGACTCTCTATAAAAGATTATGACT
The genomic region above belongs to Phormidium ambiguum IAM M-71 and contains:
- a CDS encoding DUF3598 family protein, with the protein product MSIREGMPVLVRHEGDWIGTYTLVDLEGNILDKHKSHLTCQFPETGDYAYYQINRYEWADGKREEHQFPGTFRDNKLWFDTERIEGKAWEVDDATIILWFGYKTMSDMQLYEMIQISPCNNYRARTWHWFKNNQIFRRTLIQEERMK
- a CDS encoding aldehyde dehydrogenase family protein, whose translation is MKDKIQVRNPHTGRIDYWITQPTLEELTAKSAKLREAQINWQKAGLETRIAALQQWKQEIISKKDRLIEALVNDTGRLSVTVLEIDSVISSIDRWCKIAPDLLIESETTTSIPFIKLQSQLVPYTLIGVISPWNFPLLLSTIDTIPALLAGCAVIVKPSGIAPRFIQPLLETIASVPELSSILTYIEGTGEIGSNLITLVDLVCFTGSVNIGKKVAEEAVKQFIPAFLELGGKDPAIVTESANLELATSAILWGSIVNTGQSCLSTERIYVSEAIFDTFVTQLVAKAQRVKLAFPSVENGEIGPIIAEKQAKVIDEQLQDAVAKGAVIHCGGKIEELGGGLWCKPTVLTQVNHSMKVMTEETFGPIMPIMKFNHISEAIHLANDSIYGLSAAVFAGTETDAIEIAQHLNAGAISINDAALTAIIHEGEKNSFKFSGMGGSRMGAAAIKRFMRTKALLIKTQPIANPWWFDI
- a CDS encoding nitrilase-related carbon-nitrogen hydrolase, with the protein product MEAANKQDSFFALALQVTCHAVNQVQDRSEARSLIQQSINRIEKQIAGSIAFIGSDCKLIVLPEYFLTGFPMGESINIWAEKACLEMAGAEYEALGKIAQKYQIFLAGNAYEIDPNFPKLYFQTCFVIDSSGTIVLRYRRLNSMFAPTPHDVWDKYLECYGLEGVFPVAKTAIGNLAALASEEILYPEVARCLAMRGAEIFLHSTSEVFGKERSPKEAAKITRAVENMSYIISANTAGIANIPIPISSADGGSKIIDYRGLVLAETGAGESMAAFAEIDLTALRRYRRRPGLNNFLSRQRFELYAQSYAQTHFYPANTMENQEIDRKHFMKTQQEAIDRLSNLGII
- a CDS encoding alpha/beta fold hydrolase, with translation MPKLIKRAFLDTEDGQILYRIGGEGEPLLLLHMNPRSSDEYRELMPIIAQKRRVIAMDLMGFGDSDKPPRLYSVADYAKTVIALLDELKIEKTCILGNHTGAFVSGEVAATYPERVEKLIVCNVAGFGEDGKADLMRRFDEGFKIKEDGSHLMERWLARSRYVGSAELNHRWVLDDLKCFGHPLYAVWAVGNYCLDAPERFKLIKCPALIIWGIDDMEEFERLGLAKAKDRFFLSQALPQAKVVEFPGGTICMMNQIPEEIAQAVTEFLDSP